In Pelodiscus sinensis isolate JC-2024 chromosome 2, ASM4963464v1, whole genome shotgun sequence, the following proteins share a genomic window:
- the FAM8A1 gene encoding protein FAM8A1, producing the protein MVDFFILFFIKATIVLSIMHLSGIKDISKFAMHYIIEEIDEETSMEDLQKMMIVALIYRLLVCFYEIICIWGAGGATPGKFLLGLRVVTCDTSILIAPNRVLVIPSSNVSLTTSTIRALIKNFSIASFFPAFITLLFFQHNRTAYDIVAGTIVVRRNGVR; encoded by the exons ATGGTGGATTtctttattcttttctttataaAGGCAACCATTGTCTTAAGTATTATGCATCTCAGTGGAATAAA GGACATTTCTAAATTTGCTATGCATTATATAATAGAAGAAATAGATGAAGAGACATCCATGGAAGACTTGCAGAAAATGATGATAGTGGCTCTTATCTACAGATTGTTAGTCTGCTTCTATGAG ATTATCTGTATTTGGGGAGCTGGTGGGGCAACCCCAGGGAAGTTTCTGCTTGGACTTAGAGTTGTGACATGTGATACTTCTATACTTATTGCACCAAATCGTGTGTTAGTGATACCGTCTTCCAATGTTAGTCTAACAAC GTCTACAATACGAGCTTTGATCAAGAATTTTTCTATTGCTTCCTTTTTTCCTGCATTCATTACACTGCTATTTTTTCAGCATAACAGAACAGCCTATGACATTGTAGCAGGAACTATTGTGGTAAGAAGAAATGGAGTCAGATGA